In one window of Photobacterium leiognathi DNA:
- the gshB gene encoding glutathione synthase yields the protein MIKLGIVMDPIESINIKKDSSFAMMLEAQHRGWEIHYMEMNDLSLEQGKAIARTRVVTVQQDPEHWFDFHSEQEIELSDLDAVLMRKDPPFDTEYIYATYILERAEDNGALIVNKPQSLRDCNEKLFTAWFPELTPTTIVTRRAEKLKAFHQEHGDVILKPLDGMGGSSIFRVMKGDPNVSVIIETLTNMGQNYCMAQTFVPDISNGDKRILVVDGEPMPYCLARIPAKGETRGNLAASGRGEARPISETDRKIAETVAPVLKEKGLIFVGLDVIGDKLTEINVTSPTCIREIEAAFDISITGKLMDAIERRVNAK from the coding sequence ATGATCAAACTGGGTATCGTGATGGACCCTATCGAGTCTATCAATATCAAGAAAGATTCAAGCTTTGCCATGATGTTAGAAGCTCAACATCGTGGTTGGGAAATTCATTACATGGAAATGAATGATCTTTCGTTAGAGCAAGGCAAAGCAATTGCTCGTACTCGTGTGGTAACAGTACAACAAGATCCTGAACACTGGTTTGATTTCCACAGCGAACAAGAGATTGAATTATCAGATCTTGATGCTGTGCTAATGCGTAAAGATCCTCCGTTTGATACTGAGTACATCTACGCGACTTACATCCTTGAGCGTGCAGAAGATAACGGTGCGCTGATCGTTAATAAGCCACAAAGCTTACGTGACTGTAATGAAAAACTATTCACTGCATGGTTCCCAGAGCTAACGCCAACCACTATCGTGACGCGTCGCGCAGAGAAACTAAAAGCGTTCCACCAAGAGCACGGTGATGTGATCTTAAAGCCACTAGATGGCATGGGCGGCTCTTCAATTTTCCGCGTAATGAAAGGCGATCCTAACGTTTCAGTGATCATCGAAACCCTAACTAACATGGGTCAAAACTACTGTATGGCACAAACCTTCGTGCCTGATATTAGTAATGGTGATAAACGAATTTTAGTGGTAGATGGCGAACCAATGCCTTACTGCTTAGCACGTATTCCTGCCAAAGGTGAAACTCGCGGTAACCTAGCTGCTAGTGGTCGTGGTGAAGCTCGCCCTATTAGCGAAACAGATCGTAAGATCGCAGAAACAGTTGCACCCGTACTAAAAGAAAAAGGTCTGATTTTCGTTGGCCTTGATGTCATTGGCGATAAGCTTACTGAAATCAACGTAACCAGCCCTACCTGTATTCGTGAAATTGAAGCTGCGTTTGATATTTCAATTACAGGCAAATTAATGGATGCGATCGAGCGCCGAGTAAACGCGAAGTAA
- the yggU gene encoding DUF167 family protein YggU, with the protein MTEKAIHQDGDDLIVRLYIQPKASRDQIVGLHGDEIKIAITAPPVDGKANAHLVKYLSKQFKVAKGLIHVEKGLQGRHKQVRIEAPKAIPNEIENLM; encoded by the coding sequence GTGACAGAAAAAGCGATCCATCAGGATGGTGACGATCTCATCGTTCGACTTTATATCCAACCCAAAGCAAGCCGTGATCAGATCGTTGGTTTGCACGGTGACGAAATTAAAATTGCCATCACAGCCCCGCCTGTCGATGGCAAAGCCAACGCCCATTTAGTGAAATACCTCTCGAAACAATTCAAGGTTGCTAAAGGGCTGATCCATGTCGAAAAAGGCTTACAAGGACGTCACAAGCAAGTACGGATTGAAGCGCCGAAAGCGATACCCAATGAGATCGAAAACCTGATGTAA
- the proC gene encoding pyrroline-5-carboxylate reductase: MEQRSIAFIGAGNMARSIIAGLVASGYDAKKITATAPSDARREPLARDFGIHTTSDNLNAAKEADVVVLAVKPQLMEEVCLPLQDINFDGKLVISIAAGINCQRLCEMLGQDVELVRVMPNTPSLIGKGMSGLYAKPQLAQADREFATQLLQAVGEICWVEEESGINGIIAAAGSAPAYFFLFMEAMQQEAIKQGFNQDTARLLIQQTALGAAEMVKANPETSLSTLREQVTSKGGTTAEAINTFNQHQLSDIVAKAMQAAVSRAKEMEQLF, from the coding sequence ATGGAACAACGCTCAATCGCCTTTATTGGGGCAGGAAATATGGCGCGCTCGATCATCGCAGGTCTTGTCGCCAGTGGTTACGACGCGAAAAAAATCACAGCCACAGCGCCAAGTGATGCGCGCCGTGAACCTTTAGCGCGTGATTTTGGTATTCATACCACCAGCGATAATCTTAATGCAGCAAAAGAAGCAGATGTTGTCGTGCTTGCGGTTAAACCTCAATTAATGGAAGAAGTCTGTCTGCCACTTCAAGACATTAACTTTGATGGCAAGCTGGTGATCTCGATTGCAGCAGGAATTAACTGTCAGCGTCTTTGTGAAATGTTAGGGCAAGATGTTGAATTAGTACGAGTGATGCCAAATACCCCGTCTTTGATTGGTAAAGGGATGAGCGGTTTATACGCTAAACCACAGTTGGCACAGGCTGATCGTGAGTTTGCGACCCAATTACTACAAGCCGTGGGTGAAATTTGCTGGGTAGAAGAAGAATCAGGCATTAATGGCATTATCGCCGCTGCAGGTAGTGCTCCTGCTTATTTCTTCTTATTCATGGAAGCAATGCAACAAGAAGCCATCAAGCAAGGTTTTAACCAAGATACCGCCCGTTTGCTGATCCAGCAAACTGCTCTGGGTGCCGCGGAAATGGTGAAAGCAAATCCAGAAACATCACTTTCAACATTACGTGAGCAAGTCACCTCAAAAGGTGGTACAACAGCAGAAGCTATCAACACATTCAATCAACACCAATTGTCAGATATTGTTGCTAAAGCAATGCAAGCTGCAGTATCTCGCGCAAAAGAAATGGAACAATTGTTTTAA
- a CDS encoding YggS family pyridoxal phosphate-dependent enzyme: MTSIKQNIAEVIHQITLATEKCGRAADSVQLLAVSKTKPVEAIEEAIAAGQYAFGENYVQEGVDKVNHFSTHSAKNLLVWHFIGPIQSNKTRLVAEHFDWVHSIDRVKTAKRLSDQRPANMAPLQVLLQVNSNDEETKSGVSLAELPALAAEIAAMPNIELRGLMSIPQPATDFDSQFATFKTLSDALEQLKTTYPQVDTLSMGMSDDMEAAIAVSSTIVRIGTAIFGARDYSQKA; encoded by the coding sequence ATGACTAGTATCAAACAAAATATTGCAGAGGTCATCCATCAGATCACCTTAGCAACTGAAAAATGCGGCAGGGCTGCAGATTCCGTGCAATTATTGGCGGTAAGTAAAACCAAGCCAGTCGAGGCGATCGAAGAAGCCATCGCCGCAGGCCAGTATGCATTTGGCGAAAACTATGTACAGGAAGGTGTTGATAAGGTAAATCACTTTTCAACCCATAGTGCTAAAAACTTGCTTGTATGGCATTTTATTGGCCCAATTCAATCAAATAAAACGCGCCTAGTTGCTGAGCACTTTGATTGGGTACATTCGATTGATCGAGTGAAAACAGCTAAACGTTTAAGCGATCAACGCCCTGCTAATATGGCACCATTACAAGTATTGTTACAAGTTAACAGTAATGATGAAGAGACCAAATCGGGCGTGTCACTGGCAGAGCTACCTGCACTAGCGGCAGAAATTGCAGCGATGCCAAATATTGAATTGCGTGGCTTGATGTCTATCCCTCAACCAGCAACAGATTTTGATAGCCAATTTGCAACATTTAAAACGCTATCCGATGCACTCGAGCAGTTAAAAACCACATACCCACAAGTTGATACGCTATCAATGGGTATGAGTGATGACATGGAAGCGGCGATTGCAGTCAGTAGCACCATCGTTCGCATTGGTACTGCTATTTTTGGTGCGCGCGATTACAGCCAAAAAGCATAA
- the ruvX gene encoding Holliday junction resolvase RuvX, protein MSQSRTVLGFDYGTKSIGVAIGQELTGTATPLAAIKANDGVPNWDNIEKLLKEWQPDLVVVGLPLDLEGKELETITPRAKKFANRVHGRFGCQVELHDERLSTVEARAELFERGGYRSLSKGNIDSQSAVVILESWFERQYG, encoded by the coding sequence ATGAGTCAATCACGCACAGTTTTAGGCTTTGATTACGGCACCAAAAGTATTGGTGTGGCGATCGGACAAGAACTTACAGGTACAGCAACCCCACTTGCTGCGATTAAAGCCAATGATGGTGTACCCAACTGGGATAACATTGAAAAGCTTTTAAAAGAGTGGCAACCGGATTTAGTGGTTGTAGGCTTACCTTTAGATTTGGAAGGTAAAGAGCTAGAAACCATCACACCACGAGCGAAGAAATTTGCTAACCGCGTGCATGGTAGGTTTGGTTGCCAAGTTGAATTACACGATGAACGCTTAAGCACCGTAGAAGCACGGGCAGAACTGTTTGAGCGTGGCGGTTATCGCTCACTCAGTAAAGGCAATATTGATTCACAATCTGCCGTTGTGATTTTAGAAAGCTGGTTTGAGCGCCAATACGGTTAA
- the metK gene encoding methionine adenosyltransferase — protein MAKHLFTSESVSEGHPDKIADQISDAVLDAIIEQDPKARVACETYVKTCMVMVGGEITTSAWVDIEELTRETVREIGYVHSDMGFDANSCAVMNTIGKQSPDINQGVDKTDPKEQGAGDQGIMFGYATNETEVFMPAPITYSHRLVQRQAEVRKNGTLPWLRPDAKSQVTFAYDQGKIVGIDAVVLSTQHSDSISTPDLREAVMEEIIKLVLPAEWLNKETKFFINPTGRFVIGGPMGDCGLTGRKIIVDTYGGAARHGGGAFSGKDPSKVDRSAAYAARYVAKNIVAAGMADRCEIQLSYAIGVADPTSIMVETFGTEKVAHEIIIEAVRQHFDLRPYGLQEMLDLLQPIYKKTAAYGHFGREEFPWEKTDKVAALRDFANIK, from the coding sequence ATGGCAAAACATTTATTCACTTCTGAGTCGGTATCAGAAGGTCATCCAGATAAAATTGCAGATCAGATTTCAGATGCAGTATTGGATGCAATTATTGAACAAGATCCTAAAGCGCGCGTAGCTTGTGAAACTTACGTAAAGACCTGCATGGTAATGGTTGGTGGTGAGATCACAACGTCAGCTTGGGTAGACATTGAAGAGCTAACGCGTGAAACAGTGCGTGAAATTGGCTACGTTCATTCAGATATGGGCTTTGATGCTAACTCTTGTGCAGTAATGAATACCATCGGTAAACAGTCTCCAGATATCAACCAAGGTGTTGATAAAACAGATCCTAAAGAGCAAGGTGCTGGTGACCAAGGTATTATGTTCGGTTACGCAACTAACGAAACTGAAGTATTCATGCCTGCGCCAATCACTTACTCTCACCGTTTAGTTCAACGCCAAGCGGAAGTTCGTAAGAACGGCACACTACCTTGGTTACGCCCTGATGCAAAATCTCAGGTAACGTTCGCTTATGATCAAGGTAAGATCGTGGGTATTGATGCAGTTGTACTTTCAACTCAGCACAGCGATTCAATCTCAACGCCAGATCTACGTGAAGCGGTAATGGAAGAGATCATCAAGCTGGTACTTCCTGCTGAGTGGTTAAACAAAGAGACAAAATTCTTCATTAACCCAACCGGTCGTTTCGTTATCGGTGGTCCAATGGGTGACTGTGGTCTAACAGGTCGTAAGATCATCGTTGATACCTACGGCGGTGCAGCACGTCACGGTGGTGGTGCTTTCTCTGGTAAAGATCCATCAAAAGTTGACCGCTCTGCAGCATACGCAGCACGCTATGTAGCGAAAAACATCGTTGCAGCAGGCATGGCTGATCGTTGTGAAATCCAACTTTCTTACGCTATCGGTGTTGCCGATCCAACATCTATCATGGTGGAAACATTTGGTACTGAAAAAGTAGCACATGAGATCATCATTGAAGCAGTACGTCAGCACTTCGACCTACGTCCATACGGCCTACAAGAAATGCTAGATCTTCTACAGCCTATCTATAAGAAGACAGCAGCTTACGGTCACTTTGGTCGTGAAGAATTCCCTTGGGAAAAAACAGACAAAGTGGCTGCACTTCGCGATTTCGCAAACATTAAGTAA
- a CDS encoding type IV pilus twitching motility protein PilT, with product MDITELLDFSVKHNASDLHLSAGVPPMIRVDGDVRKLSMPALDHSEVHRLVFDIMNDAQRREYEENLEVDFSFEIPDIGRFRVNAFHQSRGCSAVLRTIPIHIPTLESLNVPDVFYDIAQLKRGLVLVTGATGSGKSTTIAALVDYINSNYNRHILTIEDPIEFVHQSKRCLINQREVHRDTLGFQNALRSALREDPDVILVGELRDQETISLALTAAETGHLVLGTLHTSSAAKTVDRIIDVFPGADKSMVRSMLSESLRAVISQSLLKRVEGGRVASHEIMMATPAIRNLIREDKIAQMYSMIQTGSAMGMQTMEQSVKMLVAQGLVEAEEGRRIVDSSQRGF from the coding sequence ATGGATATCACCGAACTACTGGATTTTAGTGTAAAGCATAACGCATCGGATCTACATCTTTCTGCAGGTGTTCCTCCCATGATCCGTGTCGATGGCGATGTGAGAAAATTAAGCATGCCAGCGTTAGATCATAGTGAAGTGCATCGCTTAGTGTTTGACATTATGAACGATGCCCAACGTCGTGAGTATGAAGAAAACTTAGAAGTCGATTTTTCATTTGAAATTCCCGACATTGGTCGCTTCAGGGTTAATGCTTTCCACCAATCTCGTGGTTGCTCTGCTGTATTACGTACGATCCCAATCCATATTCCGACATTGGAATCGTTAAATGTGCCTGACGTGTTCTACGACATTGCTCAACTTAAGCGTGGCTTAGTGCTGGTAACGGGGGCAACAGGTTCAGGTAAATCGACCACAATTGCTGCCTTGGTTGATTATATCAATAGCAACTATAACCGTCATATTTTGACTATCGAAGATCCGATCGAATTTGTGCACCAAAGCAAGCGTTGTTTGATCAACCAGCGTGAAGTGCACCGTGATACGTTAGGTTTCCAGAATGCATTACGCTCGGCACTGCGTGAAGATCCAGACGTTATTTTGGTTGGTGAATTACGTGATCAAGAAACCATTAGCTTAGCGCTCACCGCAGCAGAAACTGGTCACTTAGTATTGGGTACGCTACACACCAGCTCGGCGGCGAAAACAGTCGACCGTATTATTGACGTATTCCCAGGTGCAGATAAATCGATGGTGCGCTCAATGTTGTCTGAATCACTGCGTGCGGTAATTTCTCAAAGCCTATTAAAGCGTGTCGAAGGTGGTCGTGTTGCATCTCATGAAATCATGATGGCAACCCCTGCGATCCGAAATTTGATCCGTGAAGATAAGATCGCGCAAATGTACTCGATGATCCAAACCGGTTCAGCAATGGGCATGCAGACGATGGAGCAAAGCGTCAAGATGCTGGTGGCGCAAGGTTTAGTGGAAGCCGAAGAAGGGCGTCGTATTGTTGATAGTAGTCAGCGAGGCTTCTAA
- a CDS encoding endonuclease, which translates to MKRVFTSLAIALLFPAVAQATPYHANPLGNNSNDSFSKAKKIMQKEIYIAPQDMKTIYCGADFNNQKYVTLPSGFSTEVYKKRVKRWEAEHVVPAENFGRAFSEWREGAAVCVDSKGKAFKGRKCAEKANKEYRFMQSDLYNLYPAVGAVNAARQNYNFVMLPSTSSKNYRSFGSCDMIIDKKDHDAQPPERARGVIARTYMYFEAVYPKYKMSKQQRRLMDAWDKQYPVTKWECQRAAKIEKIQGNVNPILASRCS; encoded by the coding sequence ATGAAGCGTGTATTTACCAGTTTAGCCATTGCGCTGTTATTTCCTGCTGTCGCGCAGGCAACCCCTTATCATGCCAATCCTTTAGGCAACAACAGCAACGACTCTTTCAGCAAAGCAAAAAAAATTATGCAGAAAGAGATCTATATTGCGCCCCAAGATATGAAGACCATTTATTGTGGTGCTGATTTTAACAATCAAAAATATGTAACGTTACCTTCAGGGTTTAGCACTGAAGTCTATAAAAAGCGTGTTAAACGTTGGGAAGCGGAGCACGTCGTGCCTGCGGAAAACTTTGGTCGCGCATTTAGTGAATGGCGTGAAGGTGCAGCCGTTTGTGTCGATAGCAAAGGGAAAGCATTTAAAGGTCGTAAATGTGCCGAAAAAGCGAATAAAGAATATCGCTTTATGCAATCCGATCTTTACAACTTATATCCAGCAGTCGGTGCTGTAAACGCGGCGCGTCAGAACTACAACTTCGTTATGCTACCGAGTACCAGCAGTAAAAATTACCGTTCTTTCGGTAGCTGCGACATGATCATCGATAAAAAAGATCATGATGCTCAACCACCAGAGCGCGCGCGCGGTGTGATTGCCCGTACTTATATGTACTTTGAAGCGGTCTACCCTAAATACAAGATGAGTAAACAACAACGCCGATTAATGGATGCTTGGGATAAGCAATACCCAGTGACCAAATGGGAATGTCAACGTGCTGCTAAGATTGAAAAAATCCAAGGTAACGTTAACCCTATTCTTGCGAGCCGTTGTTCATAA
- a CDS encoding YqgE/AlgH family protein, with the protein MNLTNHFLVSMPTMQDPQFKQSVIYLCEHNDEGAMGIIINHPIDISIANMLEQIEVDRTLPIADPVSLESPVLNGGPVSEDRGFVLHTTKGQYSSSLPVNSELAVTTSLDILSELGTTLAPEQFIVALGYAGWDAGQLEQELVDNNWLTIEADDNIIFSTPVGERWHKAIEKLGFNLANLSLDIGHA; encoded by the coding sequence ATGAATCTAACCAACCACTTTTTAGTGTCCATGCCCACTATGCAAGATCCTCAATTTAAGCAAAGTGTTATTTATCTTTGTGAGCATAATGATGAAGGTGCTATGGGGATCATTATCAATCACCCTATCGATATCTCCATCGCTAATATGCTGGAGCAAATTGAAGTCGATAGAACACTCCCGATCGCCGATCCTGTCAGCCTAGAGTCTCCAGTACTTAATGGCGGCCCAGTATCTGAAGATCGTGGTTTTGTACTCCACACCACCAAAGGGCAATACAGCTCAAGCCTACCTGTAAACAGTGAACTGGCCGTCACGACTTCACTCGATATTTTATCTGAGCTAGGTACGACACTGGCACCAGAACAATTTATTGTTGCGCTAGGTTATGCTGGCTGGGATGCGGGTCAATTAGAGCAAGAGTTAGTTGATAATAATTGGCTTACTATTGAAGCTGATGACAACATTATTTTTTCCACACCAGTGGGTGAACGCTGGCATAAAGCCATTGAAAAATTAGGCTTTAACTTAGCAAATCTTTCTTTAGATATAGGTCACGCATGA
- a CDS encoding PilT/PilU family type 4a pilus ATPase, which translates to MNLDYILAQMVERKASDLYITVGSPCLLKVDGNLHNLGELLDREAVDALFDEAMDDEQRKVFVTSREANFAIVRNGCRFRLSAFWQRELPGVVIRRIETKIPNIHDLHLPIDMERLALSKRGLVLVVGATGSGKSTSMAAMTGYRNQNRSRYILTVEDPIEFIHEHNKCIITQREVGLDTESYEVALKNSLRQAPDMILIGEIRTRETMEYAMTFAETGHLCMATLHANNANQALERILHLVPKERRDQFLFDLSLNLKCILAQQLIPDANGIGRHGVYELLLNTPRVADLIRRGELHEIKDVMAKSNQAGMVTFDQSLYALFRDGKITEQDALHHADSPNDLRLMIKMGDPNNKTASSLSGVKLDL; encoded by the coding sequence ATGAATTTAGATTACATCTTAGCGCAGATGGTTGAGCGTAAAGCATCGGATTTATATATCACGGTCGGCTCGCCTTGTTTGCTTAAAGTCGATGGTAACTTACACAACTTAGGTGAGTTATTAGATCGTGAAGCTGTCGATGCCTTGTTTGATGAAGCGATGGATGATGAGCAGCGCAAGGTATTTGTCACCAGTCGTGAGGCAAATTTTGCGATCGTGCGTAACGGTTGTCGTTTTCGTTTAAGTGCATTTTGGCAACGTGAATTACCGGGTGTGGTGATCCGTCGAATTGAAACCAAGATCCCGAATATTCATGATCTTCACCTACCTATTGATATGGAGCGTTTAGCGCTATCTAAACGTGGTTTAGTGCTGGTGGTGGGGGCTACGGGCTCAGGTAAATCGACGTCGATGGCTGCAATGACGGGCTATCGAAACCAAAACCGTAGTCGCTATATTCTAACGGTAGAAGATCCGATTGAATTTATTCACGAACATAACAAATGCATCATTACTCAACGTGAAGTGGGACTTGATACTGAAAGTTATGAAGTCGCACTGAAAAACTCACTGCGCCAAGCACCAGACATGATTTTGATCGGTGAGATCCGTACCCGTGAAACCATGGAATACGCAATGACCTTTGCTGAAACAGGTCACTTGTGTATGGCAACGCTACACGCCAACAATGCTAACCAAGCCCTTGAGCGTATTTTGCATTTAGTACCTAAAGAGCGTCGAGATCAGTTCTTATTTGATCTGTCATTGAATCTCAAATGTATCTTAGCGCAGCAATTGATCCCTGATGCGAATGGTATTGGTCGTCATGGTGTGTATGAGCTATTACTCAATACACCACGTGTTGCTGATTTGATCCGTCGTGGTGAGCTACATGAAATTAAAGATGTCATGGCGAAATCAAACCAAGCGGGCATGGTGACATTTGACCAATCACTTTATGCCTTGTTCCGTGACGGTAAGATCACAGAGCAAGATGCACTGCACCATGCTGACTCACCAAATGATCTGCGTTTGATGATTAAAATGGGCGATCCAAACAATAAAACGGCGAGCTCGTTATCCGGCGTTAAATTAGATTTGTAA
- the rsmE gene encoding 16S rRNA (uracil(1498)-N(3))-methyltransferase — MRIPRIYHPESLPSQGKVMLSDDAANHVGRVMRMQAGQELLMFDGSDAEFPAVITNASKKSVEVEIQSRVEHSVESPLNIHLGQVISRGDKMEFTIQKSVELGVSTITPLISERCGVKLNAERFEKKLDQWQKIAIAACEQCGRNVVPTIRPVMKLEQWCAEEYDGLKLNLHPRAKYSINTLPTPVTNVRLLIGPEGGLSAEEIGMTEKYKFDEILLGPRVLRTETTAMTAITALQVRFGDLG; from the coding sequence ATGAGAATTCCACGTATTTATCATCCAGAATCTTTACCTTCTCAAGGCAAGGTAATGCTCAGTGACGATGCTGCTAACCACGTTGGCCGCGTTATGCGTATGCAAGCAGGTCAAGAACTTCTGATGTTCGATGGCAGTGATGCAGAGTTTCCTGCTGTGATCACTAACGCCAGCAAAAAAAGCGTTGAAGTTGAAATTCAATCTCGTGTGGAGCATAGCGTTGAGTCACCACTGAATATCCATTTAGGTCAGGTGATTTCACGTGGTGATAAAATGGAATTCACCATTCAAAAATCAGTGGAATTAGGTGTAAGCACCATTACCCCACTGATTTCTGAACGTTGTGGCGTTAAATTAAATGCAGAGCGTTTTGAAAAGAAACTCGACCAATGGCAAAAGATCGCCATTGCTGCCTGTGAGCAATGTGGTCGTAACGTTGTGCCAACCATTCGCCCAGTGATGAAACTGGAACAATGGTGTGCTGAGGAATATGATGGATTAAAGCTTAACTTACATCCTCGCGCTAAATATTCCATTAATACCCTGCCTACACCTGTGACTAATGTACGTTTACTGATTGGTCCTGAAGGCGGTTTATCAGCTGAAGAAATCGGCATGACGGAAAAATATAAATTTGATGAAATTTTGCTGGGCCCTCGTGTACTTCGTACTGAAACCACAGCAATGACAGCCATCACCGCACTACAAGTACGTTTTGGTGATTTAGGCTAA
- a CDS encoding YggT family protein produces the protein MNPFVYLVQTAFDLYIMVVLLRVWLQWSRADFYNPFSQFIVKATQPIVAPLRRVIPSIGSLDMATVLFAYVLCVAKFLIIISISSGGVIFEPSFLFLGLLALLKAAGSLLFWVLLIRAILSWVSQGRSPMEYVMYQLTEPLMAPVRRILPAMGGLDLSILVIFIALQFANYAMGSVVGNVWYML, from the coding sequence ATGAATCCATTCGTTTATTTAGTTCAAACCGCCTTTGATTTATACATCATGGTGGTGTTATTACGAGTTTGGTTACAATGGTCACGTGCTGACTTCTATAACCCATTCTCACAATTTATCGTTAAAGCAACCCAGCCAATTGTTGCACCGCTTCGCCGCGTGATCCCATCAATTGGTTCATTAGATATGGCAACTGTATTGTTTGCTTACGTACTCTGTGTTGCCAAGTTCCTCATCATTATTTCCATCAGTAGCGGTGGCGTTATTTTTGAGCCAAGCTTCTTGTTCTTAGGCTTGCTCGCACTATTAAAAGCTGCAGGTAGTCTACTGTTCTGGGTACTACTGATCCGTGCAATCCTAAGTTGGGTGAGCCAAGGCCGTAGCCCAATGGAATACGTAATGTATCAACTTACAGAGCCACTAATGGCACCTGTGCGTCGTATTCTTCCTGCGATGGGCGGCTTAGATTTAAGTATCTTAGTGATCTTCATTGCGCTGCAGTTTGCCAACTACGCAATGGGCTCTGTTGTAGGTAATGTTTGGTACATGCTGTGA
- a CDS encoding SprT family zinc-dependent metalloprotease, with translation MNSLQQQVIERVEHAIKTANQRLNKRLKMPTVTFTQRGKIAGSARLQSWEVRFNPILLKENTDAFLNEVVPHEVAHLIVFKLFGRVKPHGREWQLIMREVFQVAPRTTHSFDVSSVTGDTYLYKCSCSEYPLTIRRHNRILRGQATYHCRRCREVLVYSPQ, from the coding sequence ATGAATTCACTGCAACAACAAGTTATCGAGCGTGTCGAGCATGCTATTAAAACCGCGAATCAGCGCCTTAATAAACGGTTAAAAATGCCAACCGTCACTTTCACCCAACGTGGAAAAATTGCTGGTAGTGCACGACTACAAAGCTGGGAAGTACGCTTTAATCCTATTTTATTAAAAGAAAACACCGATGCTTTTCTCAATGAGGTAGTTCCACATGAAGTGGCACATTTAATTGTGTTTAAACTGTTTGGACGAGTAAAACCGCACGGCAGAGAATGGCAATTGATCATGCGAGAAGTGTTTCAAGTTGCACCTAGAACCACTCATAGCTTTGATGTCAGCTCTGTTACTGGTGATACTTATCTTTATAAGTGTAGCTGTAGCGAATACCCATTAACCATCCGTCGCCATAACCGTATTTTGCGTGGTCAAGCCACCTATCACTGTCGTCGATGTCGTGAAGTCTTAGTTTATTCGCCTCAATAA